In Haloplanus rubicundus, one DNA window encodes the following:
- a CDS encoding ArsA family ATPase, producing MSDIDVEPVDEVDDADADGAPVDHGPADIDVEATTDLPEGVDAPEYVLYGGKGGVGKTTMAAATALSSAADGTATLVVSTDPAHSLSDTLDTDIPPRPTRIREDTPLWAAEIDPEAAMEEGMFGQGGIGVDDDGEASGTTPGDGAPLGGLGELGEMLGDDAVDPLMGGSMPGADEAAAMRQLLEYLDDPRFERVVIDTAPTGHTLRLLELPEMLDSMVGRLLSMREKFSGMMDGFKGMFGVGGDDPEAPDLDELRDRIERLRAVLQDPSRTDFRVVMVPEEMSVVESERLVARLDEFSIPVGTVVVNRVMEDLADVADVDPAWVVSPNLADCEFCQRRWDVQQRALRRASDLFRGHDVKRVPLLADEVRGERALRVVAACLA from the coding sequence ATGAGCGACATCGACGTGGAGCCGGTCGACGAGGTGGACGACGCGGACGCGGACGGAGCGCCGGTCGATCACGGCCCCGCCGACATCGACGTCGAGGCGACGACGGACCTGCCCGAGGGCGTCGACGCGCCGGAGTACGTCCTCTACGGCGGCAAGGGTGGCGTGGGCAAGACGACGATGGCGGCGGCGACGGCGCTCTCCTCCGCCGCCGACGGGACGGCGACGCTCGTCGTCTCGACCGACCCCGCCCACTCCCTCTCGGACACCCTCGACACCGACATCCCGCCACGGCCGACGCGCATCCGCGAGGACACGCCGCTGTGGGCGGCCGAAATCGATCCCGAGGCGGCGATGGAGGAGGGGATGTTCGGACAGGGCGGCATCGGCGTCGACGACGACGGCGAGGCATCGGGGACGACCCCGGGCGACGGCGCCCCCCTCGGCGGCCTCGGCGAACTGGGCGAGATGCTCGGCGACGACGCCGTCGATCCGCTGATGGGCGGGTCGATGCCCGGCGCCGACGAGGCGGCGGCGATGCGGCAGCTGCTGGAGTATCTCGACGACCCCCGGTTCGAGCGCGTGGTGATCGACACGGCGCCGACGGGTCACACCCTCCGACTGCTCGAACTCCCCGAGATGCTCGACTCGATGGTCGGGCGCCTGCTCTCGATGCGCGAGAAGTTCTCGGGGATGATGGACGGGTTCAAGGGGATGTTCGGCGTCGGCGGCGACGACCCCGAGGCGCCGGACCTCGACGAACTCCGCGACCGGATCGAGCGTCTGCGCGCCGTCCTGCAGGACCCGTCCCGGACCGACTTCCGGGTCGTGATGGTGCCCGAGGAGATGAGCGTCGTCGAGTCCGAACGGCTGGTGGCCCGGCTCGACGAGTTCTCGATTCCGGTCGGGACGGTCGTCGTCAACCGCGTGATGGAGGACCTCGCGGACGTGGCCGACGTGGACCCCGCGTGGGTCGTCTCGCCGAACCTGGCCGACTGCGAGTTCTGTCAGCGCCGATGGGACGTCCAGCAGCGCGCCCTCCGGCGCGCGAGCGACCTGTTCCGCGGTCACGACGTGAAACGCGTTCCCCTGCTCGCCGACGAGGTGCGCGGGGAGCGGGCGCTCCGGGTCGTCGCGGCCTGTCTGGCGTAA
- a CDS encoding SDR family oxidoreductase, whose product MQPKTVLITGCSSGIGRATAEAFLDEGWEVYATARNPADVETLGDRGCTIATLDVTEDDDVERVVDRIVEEHGRIDCLVNNAGYAQFGPIEDVPVDAVSRQFDVNVYGPHRLTRAVLPHMRRRREGTIVNVSSAAGRVSFPGGGVYCGSKFALEAMTDALRAEVDEYGIDAVLIEPGPVDTAFTDRAEDEIEGVERSGAYDSFYSVFEDTQAIGGGGPGAVAPERVAEEVLNAASSTKPASRVPVGALARVTVLARFVPDRLRDRAFGLLDRLR is encoded by the coding sequence GTGCAACCGAAGACCGTCCTGATCACGGGCTGTTCGTCCGGCATCGGTCGTGCGACCGCCGAGGCCTTTCTCGACGAGGGGTGGGAAGTGTACGCCACGGCCCGCAACCCCGCCGACGTGGAGACGCTCGGGGACCGGGGCTGTACCATCGCCACCCTCGACGTGACCGAGGACGACGACGTGGAACGGGTCGTCGACCGGATCGTCGAGGAACACGGCCGGATCGACTGCCTCGTCAACAACGCCGGCTACGCGCAGTTCGGACCCATAGAGGACGTGCCGGTCGACGCCGTTTCCCGCCAGTTCGACGTGAACGTCTACGGACCCCACCGCCTCACGCGGGCCGTCCTCCCCCACATGCGCCGTCGACGCGAGGGCACCATCGTCAACGTCTCCAGCGCCGCCGGGCGCGTCTCCTTCCCCGGCGGCGGGGTCTACTGTGGCTCGAAGTTCGCGCTCGAAGCCATGACCGACGCCCTCCGCGCCGAGGTGGACGAGTACGGCATCGACGCCGTGCTGATCGAACCCGGTCCCGTCGACACGGCCTTTACCGACCGCGCGGAGGACGAAATCGAGGGCGTCGAACGCTCCGGTGCCTACGACTCCTTCTACAGCGTCTTCGAGGACACGCAGGCCATCGGCGGCGGCGGGCCGGGCGCCGTCGCGCCGGAACGGGTCGCCGAGGAGGTGCTGAACGCCGCGAGTTCGACCAAGCCCGCCAGCCGGGTGCCTGTCGGCGCGCTCGCGCGGGTGACCGTCCTCGCGCGGTTCGTCCCCGACCGCCTCCGCGACCGGGCGTTCGGACTGCTGGATCGGTTGCGGTAG
- a CDS encoding beta-CASP ribonuclease aCPSF1, whose protein sequence is MSSVDKQLEDLKAEIEDELPPGISVSDVKYEGPELVVYTRDPKEFASNGDLIRKLASKLRKRITVRPDPDVLMDVTAAREKIREVIPEDAGVTDLDFHVDTGEVVIEAEKPGMVIGRHGSTLREITKAIGWTPEVVRTPPIESSTVSNVRNFLKQEREERRDILERVGRQIHREEMADEQWVRITTLGCCREVGRASFILSTAETRVLIDCGDKPGAEGEVPYLQVPEAAPLNSIDAVVLTHAHLDHSALIPLLFKYGYDGPIYCTEPTRDLMGLLTLDYLDVAAKEGRTPPYESEMVREAIKHTVPLEYGDVTDIAPDVKLTFHNAGHILGSAVSHFHIGDGLYNVAFSGDIHYEDTRLFNGAVNDFPRVETLVLESTYGGRNDYQTDQEDSERNLLDIISDTHEKGGKVVIPAFAVGRSQEIMLVLEEAMRSGKIPRMPVHLDGMIWEATAIHTTYPEYLRDNLRDRIFHEDENPFLAEEFNHIDAGEDERQEVTDGEPAIILSTSGMVTGGPIMSWLRHLGPDPDSTLVFVGYQAQGTLGRRIQNGWDEIPMNDRGNGRGGRGNTLSLKMDVETVDGFSGHADRQGLENFVKTMNPRPEKVLCVHGDERSVQDLSSALYHDYNMRTFAPKNLETFRFK, encoded by the coding sequence ATGAGCTCCGTAGACAAGCAACTCGAGGACCTGAAAGCAGAGATCGAAGACGAACTCCCTCCGGGCATCTCAGTCTCCGACGTGAAATACGAGGGACCGGAACTGGTCGTGTACACGCGCGATCCGAAGGAGTTCGCCAGCAACGGCGACCTGATCCGCAAGCTGGCGAGCAAACTCCGCAAGCGCATCACGGTCCGTCCCGACCCCGACGTGTTGATGGACGTGACGGCGGCGCGAGAGAAGATTCGCGAGGTGATCCCCGAGGACGCGGGCGTCACCGACCTCGACTTCCACGTCGACACCGGCGAAGTCGTCATCGAGGCCGAGAAGCCCGGCATGGTGATCGGCCGCCACGGGTCGACGCTCCGCGAGATCACGAAGGCCATCGGCTGGACGCCCGAGGTGGTGCGCACGCCACCCATCGAATCCTCCACCGTCTCGAACGTCCGCAACTTCCTGAAACAGGAGCGTGAGGAACGCCGCGACATCCTCGAACGCGTGGGGCGACAGATCCACCGCGAGGAGATGGCGGACGAACAGTGGGTGCGCATCACCACCCTCGGCTGCTGTCGCGAGGTCGGCCGCGCGAGCTTCATCCTCTCCACCGCGGAGACGCGCGTCCTCATCGACTGCGGCGACAAGCCCGGCGCCGAGGGCGAGGTGCCCTACCTCCAGGTGCCCGAGGCGGCACCGCTGAACTCCATCGACGCCGTCGTCCTCACCCACGCCCACCTCGACCACTCCGCGCTCATCCCGCTCCTCTTCAAGTACGGCTACGACGGCCCCATCTACTGTACGGAGCCGACGCGTGATCTGATGGGTCTGCTCACGCTGGACTACCTCGACGTGGCCGCCAAGGAGGGTCGCACCCCGCCATACGAGAGCGAGATGGTCCGCGAGGCGATCAAACACACCGTCCCCCTCGAATACGGCGACGTGACCGACATCGCGCCGGACGTGAAGCTCACCTTCCACAACGCGGGCCACATCCTCGGCTCCGCCGTCTCCCACTTCCACATCGGCGACGGCCTCTACAACGTCGCGTTCTCGGGCGACATCCACTACGAGGACACCCGCCTCTTCAACGGCGCCGTCAACGACTTCCCGCGGGTCGAGACGCTCGTCCTCGAATCGACCTACGGCGGCCGCAACGACTACCAGACGGACCAGGAGGACTCCGAGCGCAACCTGCTGGATATCATCAGCGACACCCACGAGAAAGGTGGGAAGGTGGTCATTCCGGCCTTCGCCGTCGGTCGGTCACAGGAGATCATGCTCGTCCTCGAGGAGGCGATGCGCTCCGGAAAGATACCCCGCATGCCCGTCCACCTCGACGGCATGATCTGGGAGGCGACGGCCATCCACACGACGTATCCCGAGTATCTCCGGGACAACCTCAGGGATCGGATCTTCCACGAGGACGAGAACCCCTTCCTCGCCGAGGAGTTCAACCACATCGACGCGGGCGAGGACGAACGCCAGGAGGTCACCGACGGCGAGCCGGCGATCATCCTCTCGACGTCCGGGATGGTCACCGGCGGGCCGATCATGTCGTGGCTCCGCCACCTCGGTCCCGACCCGGACTCGACGCTCGTCTTCGTCGGCTACCAGGCCCAGGGAACCCTCGGCCGCCGCATCCAGAACGGCTGGGACGAAATTCCGATGAACGACCGCGGCAACGGCCGCGGCGGGCGCGGCAACACCCTCTCGCTGAAGATGGACGTCGAGACGGTCGACGGCTTCTCCGGCCACGCCGACCGGCAGGGGCTGGAGAACTTCGTCAAGACGATGAACCCTCGGCCGGAGAAGGTGCTCTGTGTCCACGGCGACGAACGCTCCGTCCAGGACCTCTCCTC